In Halopseudomonas xinjiangensis, a single genomic region encodes these proteins:
- the gspE gene encoding type II secretion system ATPase GspE — MSESEISAIIPEAGPQADTGYRFARRFGLLPGDLHGGELDVYVRADCDSQALLELRRLAGHPLRPMLLDDDAFAARLRDRYERSANDAMQFVEGLGDDADLMSVAQSLAEPEDLLESQDEAPIIRLINALLSEAVKENASDIHIEPFENRLSIRLRVDGVLREVLEPPRALAPVIVSRIKVMAKLDIAEKRLPQDGRIGLRLVGRAVDVRVSTLPSGHGERVVLRLLDKQAGRLELRQLGMCQEHYDAMERVISRPHGIVLVTGPTGSGKTTTLYSALMRLNDRTRNILTVEDPIEYYLDGIGQTQINSRVDMTFARGLRAILRQDPDVVMVGEIRDVETVQIAIQASLTGHLVFSTLHTNTAVGAITRLRDMGIEPFLLSSTLNGVLAQRLVRTLCASCRKPHPATASECRLMGVDPQEAPTLYSAGACALCNGTGYKGRTGIYELIEIDETLRGLIHDGASEQAMVRHARLAQLGIRQDGLRRVLAGDTTLEEVLRVTRED; from the coding sequence ATGAGCGAAAGCGAGATCAGCGCCATCATCCCGGAGGCCGGCCCGCAGGCGGACACCGGCTACCGTTTCGCACGGCGCTTCGGTCTGTTGCCAGGCGACCTGCACGGCGGTGAGCTGGATGTGTATGTTCGCGCTGATTGCGACTCGCAGGCCCTGCTCGAGCTGCGCCGTCTTGCCGGGCATCCGCTGCGGCCGATGCTGCTGGACGACGATGCTTTTGCCGCGCGCCTGCGTGACCGTTACGAGCGCTCCGCCAACGATGCCATGCAATTTGTCGAAGGCCTGGGGGACGACGCCGATCTCATGTCGGTTGCGCAGTCGCTTGCCGAGCCCGAAGATCTGCTCGAATCGCAGGACGAAGCTCCGATCATTCGTCTGATCAACGCGTTGCTGTCCGAAGCGGTGAAGGAAAACGCCTCGGATATCCATATCGAGCCGTTCGAGAATCGACTATCGATCCGTCTGCGCGTCGACGGCGTGTTGCGCGAGGTACTCGAACCGCCGCGGGCGCTGGCGCCGGTGATCGTCTCGCGCATCAAGGTCATGGCCAAGCTGGACATCGCCGAGAAGCGTCTGCCGCAGGACGGCCGGATTGGTCTGCGCCTGGTAGGGCGAGCTGTCGACGTTCGTGTTTCGACACTGCCGTCCGGTCACGGAGAGCGGGTAGTGCTACGTCTGCTCGACAAGCAGGCCGGCCGCCTCGAGTTGCGACAGCTGGGTATGTGCCAGGAGCACTACGATGCCATGGAGCGGGTGATCAGTCGCCCGCACGGCATTGTGCTGGTGACCGGTCCGACCGGCTCGGGCAAGACCACTACGCTCTACTCGGCGTTGATGCGCCTGAACGATCGTACGCGCAATATCCTCACCGTTGAGGATCCCATCGAGTACTACCTGGACGGGATAGGCCAGACGCAGATCAATTCCCGGGTCGATATGACGTTCGCCCGGGGCCTCCGGGCGATCCTGCGCCAGGATCCCGACGTGGTGATGGTCGGTGAGATTCGTGACGTCGAGACGGTGCAGATCGCCATTCAGGCGAGTTTGACCGGCCACCTGGTGTTCTCGACCCTGCATACCAATACCGCCGTGGGGGCGATTACCCGTCTGCGCGACATGGGTATCGAGCCGTTCCTGCTGTCCTCCACGCTCAACGGCGTGCTTGCACAGCGCCTGGTCCGAACATTGTGCGCCAGCTGCCGCAAGCCGCACCCGGCTACGGCCAGCGAATGCCGCTTGATGGGAGTTGATCCCCAAGAGGCCCCGACTCTATACAGCGCCGGAGCCTGCGCGTTGTGCAATGGCACCGGCTACAAGGGGCGTACCGGTATCTATGAGCTGATCGAAATCGACGAAACCCTGCGTGGACTGATTCACGACGGGGCGAGCGAGCAAGCCATGGTTCGTCACGCCCGGCTGGCGCAGCTGGGGATACGTCAGGACGGCCTGCGTCGGGTTCTTGCCGGCGATACCACGCTCGAAGAAGTCCTCCGCGTTACCCGGGAGGACTGA
- the gspD gene encoding type II secretion system secretin GspD — MFAKRRLTLSVALSLSLLSASAMAQSGSGQSDAAQPLVVPAGDPNEELVLNLRQADINGLIEIVSEETGINFIVDPRVRGEVNVVSGQPIRRGELYDLFLAVLKSYGFAAVTGSGGVVRIVPEVQAKENEVPSLSAETRGDEMITHVIPVRHISAGQLVRILRPLVPKGGHLAAAAESNSLVIADTAANVRRIQGLIERIDQESMDGVEIVPLEHASALEVVRIAQGLESGSETEDFTKRAKVIADERTNSVILRGDPESRATLRKMIQRMDVPGQGGDTQVHYLRYAKAEQVAEVLRGIAEGRNRQGETATTGDPNAGMSSMGGASESQVRIQHHESTNSVVVHGPAELSREMASIIRQLDIRRAQVLVEAVIAEVSYDRAKELGVQWGVGNESGGVGVINFNRNGRGLVNLAGAVRGYLDGDITTPPSFPDGGSFGGIASIGSTQIALLVNALQGDSSSNILSTPSLLTLDNEEAEIVVGQNVPFIVGRSVENSGQAFDTIQREDVGIKLRIRPQINEGNAVRLEISQEVSQIAPGASGAADIITNKRSLNTHVMVDDNELIVLGGLIDDQMVETRDKVPGLGDIPGLGRLFRYDTAELQKRNLMVFLRPVIVRDTAVSESLTHSKYSYIRDQQVRERQRDDRLLPSNTMPVLPDWNYLLSLPAPFENAMQGMVPVEPSIPVPPTVN; from the coding sequence TTGTTTGCTAAACGCCGTCTCACCCTGTCAGTGGCATTGAGTCTGAGCTTGCTGAGCGCGTCTGCCATGGCTCAGTCGGGCAGTGGTCAGAGCGACGCTGCCCAACCATTGGTGGTTCCGGCTGGAGACCCCAACGAAGAACTGGTGCTGAACCTGCGCCAGGCTGACATCAATGGCCTGATCGAAATCGTCAGCGAGGAGACCGGAATAAATTTCATCGTCGACCCACGTGTACGGGGCGAGGTGAACGTGGTCTCCGGTCAGCCGATCCGACGCGGCGAACTATATGACCTGTTCCTGGCTGTTCTGAAGTCGTACGGCTTCGCGGCAGTCACCGGCAGCGGTGGCGTGGTGCGCATCGTCCCGGAGGTCCAGGCGAAGGAGAACGAAGTCCCGTCGCTGAGCGCCGAGACCCGGGGCGATGAAATGATCACCCATGTCATTCCGGTGCGGCACATCAGCGCCGGTCAGCTGGTGCGCATCCTGCGTCCGCTGGTCCCCAAGGGTGGTCACCTGGCCGCAGCGGCTGAATCCAACTCGCTGGTCATAGCCGACACGGCAGCGAACGTGCGGCGCATTCAGGGTCTGATCGAACGGATCGATCAGGAATCCATGGATGGTGTGGAAATCGTTCCGCTCGAGCATGCTTCGGCGCTGGAAGTCGTACGTATCGCCCAGGGACTGGAAAGCGGTAGCGAAACTGAAGACTTCACCAAGCGCGCCAAGGTGATTGCGGACGAGCGCACCAACAGCGTCATTCTCCGCGGTGACCCGGAAAGCCGGGCGACGCTGCGCAAGATGATCCAGCGTATGGATGTACCCGGTCAGGGTGGGGACACTCAGGTCCATTACCTCCGCTATGCCAAGGCTGAACAGGTAGCCGAAGTGTTGCGCGGTATCGCCGAAGGGCGTAACCGTCAGGGCGAAACGGCGACGACCGGCGACCCGAACGCGGGTATGTCCAGCATGGGCGGCGCTTCCGAATCGCAGGTACGTATCCAGCACCACGAAAGTACCAACTCGGTGGTTGTCCATGGTCCGGCGGAGCTGTCGCGGGAAATGGCTTCGATCATTCGCCAGCTCGACATCCGCCGTGCACAGGTTCTGGTCGAGGCGGTCATTGCGGAAGTCTCGTACGACCGCGCCAAGGAGCTCGGCGTGCAGTGGGGTGTGGGTAATGAAAGCGGCGGGGTAGGCGTCATCAATTTCAACCGCAACGGGCGCGGACTGGTCAATCTGGCCGGTGCAGTGCGGGGCTATCTCGACGGCGATATCACCACCCCCCCATCGTTTCCGGACGGAGGCAGCTTTGGCGGTATCGCCAGCATCGGCAGCACGCAGATTGCCTTGCTGGTCAATGCCCTGCAGGGCGACAGTTCAAGCAACATTCTGTCCACACCCAGCTTGCTGACGCTGGATAACGAAGAGGCCGAAATTGTCGTTGGTCAGAACGTACCGTTCATCGTTGGCCGCTCGGTGGAAAATTCAGGCCAGGCGTTCGACACCATTCAGCGTGAGGACGTGGGTATTAAGCTGCGTATCCGCCCGCAGATAAACGAAGGCAACGCGGTGCGGCTGGAGATTTCCCAGGAGGTGTCGCAAATCGCCCCTGGAGCCAGTGGGGCAGCGGACATCATCACCAACAAGCGCAGCCTCAATACGCATGTCATGGTTGATGATAATGAACTCATCGTTCTGGGCGGTTTGATTGACGATCAGATGGTCGAGACCCGCGACAAGGTGCCTGGGCTCGGTGATATTCCCGGGCTCGGTCGGCTGTTTCGCTATGACACGGCTGAGTTGCAAAAGCGTAACCTGATGGTGTTCCTGCGGCCGGTCATCGTCCGCGATACGGCGGTATCGGAAAGCCTGACTCACTCAAAGTATTCCTATATACGTGACCAGCAGGTCCGCGAACGCCAGCGCGACGACCGTCTGCTGCCGAGCAACACCATGCCGGTCCTGCCGGACTGGAACTACCTGTTGTCGCTGCCTGCACCGTTCGAAAATGCCATGCAGGGCATGGTTCCGGTGGAACCGTCGATTCCGGTGCCGCCGACAGTCAACTGA
- the gspC gene encoding type II secretion system protein GspC, whose protein sequence is MPLVARLPLDPVLRVITLVLIGLAAVVLGRLVWVLVEPASLLPASDVAAIAVPEESTARDAGGFRELAALSVLGEAQTAGPAVVDAPETNLRWELKGVFTNPDPSRSGAILAPQGQAEKLYRVGAALPGNVRLDQVLQDRVILARDGKLETLRLKRAQAEGGSRSRQRPAASLPQTDSSASLAADGGLARIDRDAWMQDPARFMEVITASPVLQDGQMYGLEVNPARNEREFEAAGLQPGDVIIAVEGTPVSEINDYRDILQELGSASSVSVSLERNGEPMNITIMMD, encoded by the coding sequence ATGCCTTTGGTTGCCCGTTTACCCCTAGATCCCGTTTTGCGCGTCATCACGCTCGTACTGATCGGCTTGGCCGCGGTCGTGCTCGGCCGTCTCGTATGGGTTCTGGTCGAGCCTGCGAGCTTGCTGCCGGCCAGCGATGTAGCAGCGATAGCTGTCCCCGAAGAGTCCACCGCTCGCGATGCGGGCGGTTTCCGTGAACTTGCTGCGCTGTCCGTCCTGGGTGAGGCACAAACTGCCGGGCCGGCGGTTGTCGATGCGCCGGAAACCAATTTACGCTGGGAACTCAAGGGCGTGTTCACCAATCCGGACCCTTCGCGTAGCGGGGCGATTCTGGCGCCCCAGGGGCAGGCGGAGAAACTCTACCGGGTTGGCGCCGCGCTTCCGGGTAATGTCCGGCTTGATCAGGTCCTGCAGGATCGGGTCATTCTGGCGCGCGACGGCAAGCTGGAAACGTTGCGGCTCAAGCGCGCCCAGGCTGAAGGGGGCTCGCGAAGCCGCCAGCGCCCCGCGGCCAGTCTCCCGCAAACCGACTCCAGTGCCAGTTTGGCAGCGGACGGCGGCCTGGCCCGTATCGATCGTGACGCCTGGATGCAGGACCCGGCCCGCTTCATGGAAGTCATCACAGCCAGTCCGGTCCTGCAGGATGGCCAGATGTACGGTCTTGAGGTGAATCCCGCGCGCAACGAACGCGAGTTCGAGGCCGCCGGGCTACAGCCGGGCGACGTGATCATCGCCGTCGAGGGGACGCCGGTATCCGAGATCAATGACTACCGCGATATTCTTCAGGAGTTGGGTAGTGCTAGCTCCGTGTCCGTCTCGCTTGAGCGAAACGGCGAACCGATGAACATAACGATAATGATGGACTAG
- a CDS encoding alpha/beta hydrolase family protein — translation MNALKKSALLGLTISAVALSGCLGGDSSNDVDTRTDQQRRIDTGYFVVDEEQLAFTALSPDVPAYANTSRWTGVLDGAGYRVEVPENWNGQLVMWAHGFRGEGPDLTVDSPPMRKYLLDNGYAWAASTYSTNYYDVRAGVEDTNALALAFNDIATQNGRSLAAPTKYYIAGASMGGHVAGAAIEAETQQTANNFVPYAGANPMCGVMGDTELFDYFTAYSLSLFEVAGVGADSFPVEDSEARLEAAREALWVDYENNKNANGLTPLGGQFYAILQNLSGGPRPIYPLSFGSFQDLLQGFAGSDGTITGILNESVADTTNITYRFQTVRGQPLTPAEQAFNNSIVQAQPTPGANALRDDGLRWIPKVNGELYADIPVVTAHTLGDLFVPIRMQQVYRERMESNGFGDNLVQRAVRAPGHCDFSLAEWTQTFDAMIQWEQNGTKPAGDDLLDPAAMADPDFGCEYTIDGVPQTTMRAFMPACSIATP, via the coding sequence ATGAATGCATTGAAGAAGAGCGCCCTGCTCGGTTTGACCATCAGCGCCGTGGCGCTGTCCGGCTGTCTTGGCGGCGATAGCAGCAACGACGTCGATACCCGAACCGACCAGCAGCGGCGTATCGACACTGGCTATTTCGTCGTCGACGAGGAACAACTGGCCTTCACCGCGCTTTCCCCCGACGTACCTGCGTACGCCAACACCAGTCGCTGGACCGGCGTCCTCGACGGAGCCGGCTACCGTGTGGAAGTGCCGGAAAACTGGAACGGCCAACTGGTCATGTGGGCGCACGGCTTTCGCGGCGAAGGTCCGGACCTGACTGTCGACAGCCCACCGATGCGCAAATACCTGCTCGATAATGGCTACGCCTGGGCGGCCTCGACTTACAGCACCAACTACTACGATGTTCGGGCTGGTGTCGAAGATACCAACGCTCTGGCCTTGGCCTTCAATGACATCGCGACTCAAAATGGTCGCAGCCTCGCTGCACCGACCAAGTATTACATAGCCGGCGCCTCCATGGGCGGACATGTCGCCGGTGCCGCAATCGAAGCTGAAACCCAACAGACCGCCAACAACTTCGTGCCCTATGCCGGCGCCAACCCGATGTGCGGTGTGATGGGCGATACGGAGCTGTTCGACTACTTCACAGCCTATAGCCTGTCACTGTTCGAAGTTGCCGGCGTTGGAGCCGATTCGTTCCCTGTTGAAGATTCCGAAGCCCGGCTCGAGGCAGCTCGCGAAGCGCTGTGGGTAGATTATGAGAACAACAAGAATGCTAACGGACTGACGCCTTTGGGTGGGCAGTTCTACGCGATCCTGCAAAACCTCAGTGGCGGACCGCGGCCGATCTATCCGCTGTCCTTTGGCAGCTTCCAGGATCTGCTGCAAGGGTTCGCCGGGTCGGATGGCACCATTACCGGCATTCTGAACGAAAGCGTAGCCGATACCACCAACATCACCTACCGCTTCCAGACGGTCCGGGGCCAACCCTTGACCCCCGCAGAACAGGCCTTCAATAACTCGATCGTCCAGGCGCAACCCACCCCAGGTGCGAATGCGCTACGTGACGATGGCCTGCGCTGGATACCGAAAGTGAACGGCGAGCTCTATGCGGATATCCCGGTTGTTACTGCTCACACACTGGGCGATCTGTTCGTTCCGATCCGCATGCAGCAAGTCTACCGTGAGCGCATGGAGAGCAATGGCTTCGGTGACAATCTGGTACAACGTGCCGTACGCGCGCCAGGCCATTGTGACTTCTCGCTTGCCGAGTGGACTCAAACCTTCGATGCGATGATCCAGTGGGAACAGAATGGTACCAAGCCCGCTGGGGACGATCTGCTCGATCCAGCTGCCATGGCGGATCCAGACTTCGGCTGCGAGTACACCATCGACGGTGTTCCACAGACGACGATGCGCGCTTTCATGCCTGCTTGTAGCATTGCGACGCCGTAA
- the tatA gene encoding twin-arginine translocase TatA/TatE family subunit produces MGIGGVSIGSLLIVLVIVMLLFGTKRLRSVGSDLGGALSGFRKAVKDSEEARHELTLDVTATEAGRRSSEHTHS; encoded by the coding sequence ATGGGTATTGGCGGAGTTAGCATCGGTTCGTTGTTGATCGTGCTGGTGATCGTGATGTTGTTGTTTGGAACCAAACGGTTACGCAGCGTGGGTAGTGATCTGGGCGGGGCTCTCAGTGGTTTTCGCAAGGCAGTGAAGGACAGCGAGGAAGCGCGTCACGAGCTGACGCTAGATGTTACGGCGACAGAAGCCGGCCGGCGCTCGAGCGAGCACACTCACTCCTGA